CCTGACCCAGTAGAGAGACTATTGTTAATTGGAGTGATTGTGGGTGCAGGGATACATTTAACTGAGAgggtttgttatattttatttgtacaCATAAAAGCTCACACCTATACACTATATATTAACTATATACAAGTTCTTAATATTGAAACGTATAGACTATGAAACTAAtaacgattaaaaacatgaccTGGCCACAATAGTACAAGAAAGAAACTGTTACAAACTGCAAACTTGACTCTAGAAAAGTGCATCActgtgtgtagagcatgtgaaaCAACAGATCATCAACTCAAATCTATGAGAACTGATCAGGTTTTAGTGGAAACACATATGGAAAGAAGAAGGGTCAAAGCAAAAGTAGAAGATCAGGGAGGGAACAACCTAAACCAAAATATCTGTCTTACATAGAAGAGTGCAAATTCTGTGGCAGATCTCATGCTAGAGATAGAGACCAGTGTCCAGCATTTGGGGAAAAGTGTACCTATTGTCATGGCATGAATCATTTTGATATTAAGTGTAAACGTAAGAAAGTGAAAAGCAGACAGAAAGGAAACAGGCAACAGCGCGTCAGTGCTGTTGAAGATCTCTTCACTTATGAATCAGAGAGTGAGGAAGGAGACTATGCCTTGAACCTTGAAGAATCAATCCTGTCTGTGAATGATAACCCTCCAAAGAAACTGTTTGCACAGATGAAAGTCAATAAACAGGACATCTAATTTCAACTTGATTGTGGTGCAACCGTGAACGCTATGCCAGTCCCTTTGTTCAGGACAATATTCCATGGAAAGGAAGAAAGTTTGGATCCTTATAACACTCCACTGATACTCTACAACAATACAGAAATGGATACATTTGGTGAAAACCACATTCTTGAATTCATCATAGTTCAGGATGAAGTAAGACCTGTTCTTGGTGCACAAGCAGTCCAAGGGATGAACCTGATTACAGTCAACTTCGACAACATAATGTCGATTTCTAAAGACACTCTAACTGAAGAGTTTTCAGATGTCTTCATTGGTGAAGGAAAGTTAGAAGGCTCCCTTAAACTTGAGATAGATCCAAAAGTCTCTCCAGTGAAGATTCCTTTAAGGAAGACTCCAATAGCTATTAAGCCTAAGTTCAAGGCTGAACTGAACAGACTGGAAAAGCTTTGAGTGATACAGAAGGTTGATGTACCAACTGTATGGATTTCATCCATGGTAGTTGTCATGAAAAGTAATGGACGTCTACGTGTCTGCCTAGATCCACAACCTCTCAACAAAGCATTAAAGAGAAATGACTACTCCATGTCAACAATTGATGATGTGTTGCCTGAACTGTCAAATGCAAAACTATTTACAGTGGTTGATGTCAAAAACGGATTTTGGCATGTGGGCTTGGATGAAAAAAGCAGTTACCTAACCACATTTGATACCCCATGGGGAAAGTTTCGGTGGAAAAGAATGCCCTTTGGTATCTCACCTGCCCCAGAGGAATTCCAGAGACGACTTGATGATGCATTGGAAGGTCTTCATGGAGCTAAAGCTATtcatgatgacatcatcatctaTGGATCAGGCAGCAACATGGATGAAGCATCACGAGATCATGATGCAAACCTCAAAGCCCTCCTCCAAAGATGTCGGATGAAAGGCATCAAACTGAATTTccagaaactgaaactgaaacgaACTGAAGTTACCTATTTAGGTCATGTGATATCATCAGAAGGTCTAAAAGTAGATCCTTCCAAAGCTGAGGCAATCTTGGAAATGCCACCTCCAACTGATAAATAAGGGATACAGCGTCTTTTGGGACTTACCAACTTTGTGCAGAGGTTTGCTCCACAGTTGTCAGAAGCAACTGCACCTTTCAGAGATTTGCTCAAATCAGGTGTTGTATTTCGATGGATTGACGATATTCACACCAAAGCCTTTGATGAAGTGAAGAAGATTTTGTCTGCTAAACCGGTTCTGAAGTATTTCAATCCAGAGGCCGAAACTGTGTTACAGTGTGATGCATCAGAAAAAGGCTTAGGGGCTTGCCTTATGCAGAACGATCATCCAATCATGTATGCATCACgagcactcactcacaaattatGCTCAGATAGAGAAAGAGCTACGCTCCATTGTGTTTAGCATGGAGAGGTTTGACAGATATGTCTATGGGCGACATGTGGAAATAGAATCTGATCACAAGCCACTAGAGACTATCTTGAAGAAGACTCTCCACAATGCTCCAAAGCGCTTGCAGAGAATGATGCTACGCTTACAACGTTATGACTTTGAAGTGGTTTACAAGAAGGGCTCTTTGATGGTCATGGCTGATACCCTCAGTCGCGCCTTTCTGCCACAGGTGTCAAACCAGCAAAATCAAGATGCTCACAGTATCAGGATGGTAGCCAGCCGATCTCCAACTGAAAAAGATGTCGAATCAATTGATATGGTGAGTTATCTTCCAGTATCATCACAAACATTCACTCAAATATCCAAAGCCTCATCTGAAGATAGTGAAATTCGAGCTGTAGCCGCAGTCATCAAAGAAGGTTGGCCAGACAACAGATCTCATCTCTCTACTGTGGTTCAGCAATACTTCAACTATAGAGACGAACTTTCATTCCAGAATGGTGTAGTCTTTAAAGGTGAACGTGTGGTGGTTCCTAAAGCGGAACGACACAACATCATGGTCAAACTACACACAGTGGAATTCAGAATTCTCTTAGAAGAGCAAGGGAAGCTGTGTTTTGGCCTAATATGAATAGAGATGTGAAGGAATTCATAAACAAGTGTGAAATCTGTGCCTGTTACAATGATGAGCAACAGAAAGAACCATTGAAAAGTCACAGTTTGCCAAGCCATCCCTGGGAGAAAGTAGGAGTCGATTTGTTCAACTTTGAGGGGAAAGACTTTCTCATAACAGCTGACTAACCCTGTATTACTCAGACTTCTTCGAAGTAGATAGACTACATGATAAGACGTCAAGGACAAGAAGATGAAGCAGCAGTTTGCCAGACGTGGTATTCCGGTTAAGGTCATATCAGACAATGGACCACCATTTGGCTCCAAAGCATTTGCAGCATTTGCCAGAACTTTTGAATTTGAACATTGTACGAGCTCTCCACGCTATCCACAGTCCAATGGTAAAGTTGAGAACTCAGTGAAAGTAGCCAAGAGAATAATGATAAGATCAAAGAAAGCTGGCACAGATCCCTATTTGGCACTCCTCGATTGGAGGAATACACCTACAGAACACATGGGAAGCTCCCCAGTTCAGCGACTCTACAGCAGAAGAACACGCACGTTGCTGAGTTTGTCAGCCAGACAACTGTCTCCCAAGATAGTAAATTCAGTCCCAAAGAAACTTTCTACCAGAAAGGCAAAACAGAAGAAATATTATGACAGAAATGCCAAGAACCTCCCAGAGCTAAAACCAGGTGAGACTGTTGTAATGAAGCCTTGTGGGGAAGAAAAGGAATGGAAGAGTGCTAAGGTGAAAGACAAGGTGGGAATAGGATCTTACCGTGTCGAAACTGAGGACGGGATGCAGTATAGGGGAAATGGCAGGCATCTCAGAGGTCCAAAACAGTTGAGGTTTCAACCTAACATCTCGGATATAGTTGATAATATGGTCCCAACAGAGAAACAGAACACAACAGAACCTGAGGTCAAAGCGGGCCCAGAACAGTCAACAACTAGTAACACACAGAACTGCCCTACCCTGACACGAAGTGGCAGACAGGTCAAGCCACCCCAATATCTTAAGGACTATGTGACTAGCTAAATCAGCAGTATCATACCGGACAAGTCACATTGTCAGACCTGATAAAAAAATGTCCAGGTCGTGTGAAAAGACTTATTTatgagttttaaaaaaaatgacttcaaaaataataatttcaggACTCTTAACAAAACGTATTTCACATGGATTTTCCAGTGACTTATTTCTGTAAACTGTAATCATCTTCGGTATACttacatatgttttgtttgtacatCTTAAAGAGGGGAGATGTACTGAGATGCACATCTTcgggagttatctcccttgctttGTACACGGCGTTTGTGAATGAGTAAACCAGTATGTCCGACCTGTACACAACGTCTCTGTGTTTAATCCATTTCGAGATCTGCAGAACGTTACACGCATGTTACAGCCTAGCTATGGGGCTTATGGGTAATTACACAAGGTGACGAGACAGATAAAGGCCTATGTGAATTAATACAGTGTTGGTTATCATACAGGCACATTAACATATACAATCACCAGTCATTGacaaaaatcatttcatttccgATTACAAATTCCTTGATAGGCATTGATCAACACACTATACTGAGCCATCCGATTACAAATTTCTTGATAGCCATTGATCAACAGACTGTACTGAACCACCCGATTACAAAATCCTTGATAGGCATTGATCAACACACTATACTGAGCCACCCGATTACAAAATCCTTGATGGGCATTGATCAACAGACTGTACTGAACCACCCGATTACAAATTTCTTGATAGGCATTGATCAACACACTATACTGAGCCACCCGATTACAAAATCCTTGATAGGCATTGATCAACAGACTGTACTGAACCACCCGATTACAAATTTCTTGATAGGCATTGATCAACACACTGTACTGAACCACCCGATTACAAAATCCTTGATAGGCATTGATCAACACACTATACTGAACCACCCGATTACAAATTTCTTGATAGGCATTGATCAACACACTGTACTGAACCACCCGATTACAAATTCCTTGATAGGCATTGATCAACACACTATACTGAACCACCCGATTACAATTCCTTGATAGCCATTGATCAATACACTGTGCTAAAAGGTGAAAAATACCAGTATGTGAAAGAGAAATATGAAAGAACTACAAACAATAAATCAGGCCATATGGAGTCTGCTTAAAGACAAATGGTCACTTAGACCAGGTGACGGGTAGCATGTTAACCAAAAACACACATCTGGTTCCATGGGTATAAGTACATATAATTAACGATGCAGTTAAAATTTGATGTGCAGTAGGCCCAAACGAGAAGAATTATTCCTTCATTTTAGTTCAAAGTGTAGCTATTTGAAGGTAAACAATTACCATAAAAATTCTACAGAAACACTCTAAAGAAATGTCCATGAAAATGAGCGTTGTATTTATTTTTAGCTCTATCACTTCATTggtgttttgttgaaaatgcagTTCTTGTATCCATTTATATACCATGTAACTGCCCGGAATAAAACATTACCCCTGACCAGtgtcactgtacacatttgttccagtatgtatttgtttatcaGGTTCTTCAAATGTTGATCACTTATAGCATCTTTTTTTACTGATCTATATTGTTATTGAGTTGATATTTCTCTGGTCGCTTCTTATTGACATACTATTTCAGTAAATGTATATTACGGAGAAAACTGAACTGTTTTGTGTGCAAAGCGACTTGATCTCATAAGGGCATTCATTCTCACAACGTCAGTGACATTTTCTATTATTTCACGACTGAATACAAAAATGGGACATACGGAAGACGAGAATGCAGAAAAAAGTTAACGGGAGCCttacttttaaatatatttaacgtGGGCGTGTATTAAAGGAGACAAAATTAACCGGCCACGGAAAGTTATGGAATTGGGACATGGGTGGAAATAATTCAAAGACGTGCATGGTGCCCGTCAGTTATTAATGGAACACAGTCTAAgggaaaccactttcaacaaagtCGTGAAATTAACTCCCCTCGATATTCCTATAGGGTCACGATCGAATATTTCAAACGTGTGTCGACATTCCtcaacaaacatttttttctgatttatgaatatttgtCTTGGGGGAACGCGATAGCTGtacaatacaatgtgtgaaacaatcatcatgtgttttttctgtttgtgttcttttgtgtgtgttcttttgtgtgtgtgttcttttgtgtgtgtgtgttcttttctTTTCAGCAGGTCACGTTTGCAAAGTTAACGATTATTACACAGTACAAGCTAAATTCTAACACCTACGACTAGAGAATGAAGACACGCATAATGATCGCGTTTCGTGTTTGTCTTGACGGTTTATAAACCAGATGGATTACTTTGTACCGTCCGTTTTAGTATCAACAAGTAGGCAACACAAACGGCCATAAGCATAAGTGGAGTAGTCAACATTTGCTGAGGTCAATGGAACCTGTTTCGTAAAAGATGACAGGGGTACGCAATGAAGGGTTAGTTTTGATCGGACGGTGCAGTCCATGTATGGATAACAAAGCCTTGCAATATGGTTAGGGACCGAGAAATGCACTCAAATAGATATGGTGCTTTATTTGAACCTGGGTATACCAGTTTTGACCATGACTTGTTGGCTTAGCCATCTCATCACCGATATACACACACCGTTGAAGGATGTGACGCCAGTAACAGCTACTCTAATAGCAATGAGTAGACAGCACTACTGATGATAGCGACTATGCTGGCAATGATTAGAGATTTCTAGTGATGGCAGCTACTCTAATGGCAATGATGAGACAGCACTACTTATGATAATGACACTGACGGCAGCACACAAAGTGGATGTCGCGTTGACTGAGCGGGCTAGCCGCCTGACTTTGTGcgctggcgattaggtacctgactctgagggtgcaggttcgaatcccgaatggaactcaaccaaaaaagtgcTACAATTTGTACATCACtaaaaaagtgaaatcccaaatatgacatatattttgaGGTATTTTATTCACAAACGTGTAAATTCACTTACAATGTAAGTTACATACAACGATGAACAATTTACAGCAAACGGTTAGGATTTCATCTACACATTTTCAGAATATGATTGCATTCTTGCAACACTATATGAAATAATTCGATAAATTGTTCTTTTTCCTTCTCCTAAAACTTGATTTTATCGAAATGTCTCTTGgcttttgtttcagggtctgttgGCGAGGACGTGTAAACCCAAACAAGGTTTACATTAATCATGACGCATTGTTAATAATCGCACGTTTCAATCACAAGTATTTATACGAAATATCGTGTAGTTTGTAGCGTGATCCACGGTTAACTCTAGTTTAGTTTGTGGCCTAATTCACGGTTAAGCTGTAGTTTAGTTTGAGGCCTTATTCACGGTTAACCTGTAGTTTGGTTTGTTGGCTGATTCATGGTTTACCTGTAATTTAGTTTTCGGCCTGTTTCTCAGTTAAACTGCGGTCTAGTTTGTTGCCTGATTTACGGTTAACTTGTAGGTTAGTTTTGGGCCCGTTTCTCGGTTAACCTGTAATTTAGTTTGTGGCTTGTGGCTTGGTATTATGGTTTGGATTTCGGGGAAATCTCAAAAAGAAAACTGTGTCTGTCTGGCACGGAGTTGACATTATACCGATCTCACCATTACAAAACTACACTGAACAAGAAATAAAAACCATAAGAGGTGTAACCAGTTTCGTGAATCATTTTTTGACCTCATCAAAGAGGGTCAGTCTGTGATATCTTATTTAGGATATGTTGTCCTAACCTCGGCGTAAGATATAGGAATACGGTATTGTTAAAGTTTATAATTAAAATTCaattataaatgccattttcttatgaaacaaggagtTGGAATTCAGCGTAACCAGTGCTGTTTGTGGTGTCTAATTTCACTTTCAcaggagaaaattcggatcgtctgaaaagtaggtcattgtttGAATAGGtaaatgagactcatgtttcggtatgaGAGCTTACCTGGTCGTCCATTTTTAACTATTGTATTCCTAACATTCGTTGTTAGTGGCCGAAACTTTGGTGTGGCTCATGTCAAATGGGTAATGTCTGCCCGCGCATTATGTCAAGCAGAGTGAAATGGGTATTGTTGTGGCTTCCCATACCATACACGTACACACTAGTAAGTCTCATACAACATCTTGTATGTACTCAGATTACAGCCTTATTTACAAGAGCGTCGGTATACTAAACGGGTTTCGATGACTCACGAAAAGAGAATATGTTATTCACTGCAAACAAAGACATCTTAAAGGTAAAGTGCATCACTAATTAGTATGGAATTGCTACAATGGGACGTTCCATTTCTGGCAAACTATTACACTGAGTTTCCATTACCTCAAACGTGAGTCTGTCCAAGTGTCTGAAGCGTGAAGTATCGCACATGGACAGTTACTGTGCATGGGTTTTTGTGACGTCACAGCCGAACATAGGTACCATCGCTTGGGCGGCC
This portion of the Haliotis asinina isolate JCU_RB_2024 chromosome 10, JCU_Hal_asi_v2, whole genome shotgun sequence genome encodes:
- the LOC137298810 gene encoding uncharacterized protein; its protein translation is MERFDRYVYGRHVEIESDHKPLETILKKTLHNAPKRLQRMMLRLQRYDFEVVYKKGSLMVMADTLSRAFLPQVSNQQNQDAHSIRMVASRSPTEKDVESIDMVSYLPVSSQTFTQISKASSEDSEIRAVAAVIKEGWPDNRSHLSTVVQQYFNYRDELSFQNGVVFKGERVVVPKAERHNIMVKLHTVEFRILLEEQGKLCFGLI